Within Dysosmobacter sp. Marseille-Q4140, the genomic segment CGCCAGGCGCAAGGCCCAGGTGGAGGCGGCAAAGGCCGCGATCCGGGCCGAGGACATGGAGAAGGGCATTTTTACCACCGTCAGCCAGTTACCCAGGCAGGAGCCGCGCAAGGCCGCTTTACCGGCCAGCGCCGCAGTTTAACTATCACAGTGTAAAGGAGGACGAACATGAGCAAATTGACTTACACCCGCTGCGGGGATTACTACATCCCCGACCTGAAACTTTCCGAGCAGCCGGAGGCCCCCATCGGCAAGTATGGCCGTATGCGGCAACGCTACCTGAAGGAACACCGGCCCGGCCTTTACAGCAGCCTGATTTTGAGCGAAAAGCTGTACCCGCACCTGTTGGAGATTGACCGGGCGGCGCATGAACGGATGGACGCCATGTTGCCCCGCATGATGGAGGCGGCAGGCGTCACCGAGGAATTGAAAGCCCGTGACCCTATGCGCTGGGTGGGGCTGATGAACACGCTGAAAGCACAGGTGGAGGAAATGATTTGTCAAGAGTTTATTTATATTTAGAACTTCAATTTTAAGAGAAGCAGAGGGTTTTCCCTCTGTTTCTTTTTGTCAGAAAACCATTTGACACTGCCATTATTCGCGCCTATACTTAGAGTGGTTAGTCATAACGAACCAAAAGGAGGAATGGGTAGTGCTGACCTATGAAAAACAAGCACTCTCTGGTGCGATTGAAGTATTATTGCGGTCTGAATTGCCAGACGAATTTGAAGGGACAAAGTTATACGGCTCTCCCGAAGAAGATGAACTACGGCAGGACTGTAAAATTTTTCGGCTGTCAAATGAAACAGGGCATGGACGCATTACAGTCTATCAGGTTTTTTCTGGTATTGAGCTTTACTATAACGATATGCACATGGGATATTGCAATCAAAATCAAGCCACAGCTAAAAACATGATAGAGATTAACCATTGTCTGATAGGACGTTTTGAGTGTAGCTTTGGCGAAAATAGTTGCTGCTATATGGCGGAAGGCGATTTGTCGATCAGCTCCATGATGAAGAAAAAGTCAAATTCGTGTTTTCCGCTGAACCACTATCACGGTATTTCTATCATCATCAATCTGGATGAATTGCTGCCGGAAGTACGGCAAATCATGGAGCTATTGAATATTGATTTGCACTACATACAAAAATATATTTGCGAAGGAAACCGTTGCTGCATCATGCGGGCCAATCCGTCTATTGAACATATTTTTTCGGAACTTTATCATGTCCGGGAAAAAAGAAAACCAGGATACATGAAAGTCAAAATGCTGGAACTGCTTCTGTTCTTAAGTGATCTCAATACGGCAGAAGAAGTTTTACAGACGGATTATTTCAATCAAAATCAGGTCGCATTGATTAAAGCAGTAGCGTCCTATATTACGGAGGACTTGACAGCACATCATACGATTGAACAGCTTTCCCAGAAATTCGAGATTTCTACAACAGCATTGAAAAAGTGCTTTCGAGGCGTCTATGGAACCTCTGTCTATTCTTATCTTCGTACCTATCGGCTTCAAGTCGCCAAAAAATTGTTGCTGGAAACCGAGTTGTCAGTAACGGAGATTGCAAGTAAAATCGGATATGAAAATCCGAATAAATTCACTTCTGCCTTCAAAGAAATGTATGGCAGCTCTCCGACGGAATTCAGAAAGAGTGTCCGTTTGGATAGAAGCGGGTCCGTATGGAGTGGCGAAGAAATCTGAGCTGTATTAGAATATCCTTTGTCAGATAAAAGCAGAAAGACCGCTTGAAGCTGGCCTATTTTTTGAATAGTGGGTTAGGTACTGCTAACTTTCTGCAAGACAAAGGAGGATTTCCAAATGGAAAATGAAAAATCGACAGGTAACAAGTACACTGTCAAAGACGCGGCAATCATCGGTATCTTCTGTGCGGTCATGTTCGTTGTATTTATGGTCTATTCGACCCTGACCGGCGCTTCACTGTTCTATTCCATGATTTTTAACGCCGCAGGTGCGGCACTTATCCTCGCACCGTTCTATGTTTATATGTGCATGAAAGTCGGCAAGCATGGCCCCGCTTTTGTCTACAATATCATGTGGGCAATTATCGCCGGATTGATGATGGGGCCGTTTATGATTCCGTGGTTTTTGGGCGGCGGTATCATCGCAGAGCTTTCCATGTGCGGAAAGGATGCCTACCATGACATTAAGCGTGTGTCCATTTCGTGGGTAATCACGGCATTGGTTCGCGCTGCACATGGTATGTCAGAAATTTGGTTTTTCAAAGACGCATTTCTTGCCACCGGCGTCAGTGAGCAGCAGGTTCAGGTTCAGACCCAGTATTACACCGATCCGAAGTACGTCCTTTTGAGCCTGGCTGTCACCGCTATCCTGGCCGTCCTTGGCTGCATGATTAGCAACAAACTGATTGTGAAGCACTTCAGAAAGAGTGGCGCGATTAAATAAACTATGAGCATGAAATTTGATTTTCGGACCAAATTGCTTGTCATAGTTCTCACTATGTCGCTTGTGGCGGTGCTCACAAGCGACATTTTGATATACACACTTTTGGGCGTTTTGAGCGTGTATTTGATTATTCAGGGCTTTGGCAGGCAGACAATAAAATATCTAATCGTCTGCGGTGTTTTTATCGTGTTAAGGCTGCTTTCAGGAGGACAGGGCATTACCATTCTTATGC encodes:
- a CDS encoding MptD family putative ECF transporter S component — translated: MENEKSTGNKYTVKDAAIIGIFCAVMFVVFMVYSTLTGASLFYSMIFNAAGAALILAPFYVYMCMKVGKHGPAFVYNIMWAIIAGLMMGPFMIPWFLGGGIIAELSMCGKDAYHDIKRVSISWVITALVRAAHGMSEIWFFKDAFLATGVSEQQVQVQTQYYTDPKYVLLSLAVTAILAVLGCMISNKLIVKHFRKSGAIK
- a CDS encoding TnpV protein; the protein is MSKLTYTRCGDYYIPDLKLSEQPEAPIGKYGRMRQRYLKEHRPGLYSSLILSEKLYPHLLEIDRAAHERMDAMLPRMMEAAGVTEELKARDPMRWVGLMNTLKAQVEEMICQEFIYI
- a CDS encoding helix-turn-helix transcriptional regulator, producing the protein MIEINHCLIGRFECSFGENSCCYMAEGDLSISSMMKKKSNSCFPLNHYHGISIIINLDELLPEVRQIMELLNIDLHYIQKYICEGNRCCIMRANPSIEHIFSELYHVREKRKPGYMKVKMLELLLFLSDLNTAEEVLQTDYFNQNQVALIKAVASYITEDLTAHHTIEQLSQKFEISTTALKKCFRGVYGTSVYSYLRTYRLQVAKKLLLETELSVTEIASKIGYENPNKFTSAFKEMYGSSPTEFRKSVRLDRSGSVWSGEEI